Proteins encoded by one window of Candidatus Obscuribacterales bacterium:
- a CDS encoding ferritin-like domain-containing protein — MKDLNTDQTTTLLNTIMEFELAGVVRYTHYSLMVTGPNRIPIVDFFKAQAAESLLHAQQVGEILTGLEGHPSLKIAPMEETFQHTVHDILQESLNHEQKALSLYKELLTVVEDASIYLEEFARTMIGQEELHNIEIKKMLRDFS, encoded by the coding sequence ATGAAAGATCTTAATACCGACCAAACCACCACCTTGCTGAATACCATCATGGAATTCGAACTTGCCGGCGTGGTGCGATATACCCATTATTCCCTGATGGTCACAGGCCCGAACCGCATCCCCATTGTGGACTTTTTTAAGGCCCAAGCTGCCGAGTCTCTGCTCCATGCCCAACAGGTGGGTGAAATTCTAACCGGACTGGAAGGCCACCCTAGTTTGAAAATTGCCCCCATGGAGGAAACGTTTCAGCACACCGTTCACGATATTCTCCAGGAAAGCCTCAACCATGAACAAAAAGCTCTGTCCTTATATAAGGAGCTTTTAACCGTAGTGGAAGATGCCAGCATTTATCTGGAAGAGTTTGCTCGCACCATGATCGGTCAAGAAGAATTACACAACATTGAAATTAAAAAGATGTTGCGCGACTTTAGCTAG
- a CDS encoding (2Fe-2S) ferredoxin domain-containing protein — protein MVVSCDRIPQTFDYTGTILAVDYKSNGTIKGLRLSHPLGGLPVKLDKTLRTQLPAGLLPGAMVQVSGYQKPGKYGMSKLTADQLILQAKSKPDSSLPAAPPTPRSTGKSDRAQATILVCGKSGCRKRGSTQLCSAIESAMGDRSTPSHVCIKEVGCMKQCKAGPHLVFMPDKARYSHVKPQDVPRLLAQHIVRSANNSVSDVQRAM, from the coding sequence ATGGTGGTTTCCTGCGATCGCATCCCTCAAACCTTTGACTACACCGGCACCATCCTCGCCGTAGACTATAAATCCAATGGCACCATCAAGGGGCTACGGCTTAGCCATCCCCTCGGCGGTCTCCCCGTAAAACTCGACAAAACCCTACGCACCCAGTTGCCGGCCGGTCTATTGCCCGGTGCCATGGTACAGGTGTCGGGCTACCAAAAACCTGGGAAGTATGGCATGAGCAAGCTCACGGCCGATCAGCTCATTCTGCAGGCTAAAAGCAAGCCAGATTCATCGCTACCCGCGGCCCCGCCCACCCCTAGAAGCACCGGCAAGAGCGATCGTGCCCAAGCCACCATCTTGGTTTGCGGTAAGTCGGGATGTCGCAAACGTGGTAGTACCCAGCTATGTAGTGCGATAGAATCAGCCATGGGCGATCGTTCCACTCCCAGTCATGTCTGCATTAAAGAAGTGGGCTGCATGAAACAATGCAAGGCTGGCCCACACCTTGTCTTTATGCCTGACAAAGCGCGGTATAGCCACGTTAAACCTCAAGATGTGCCGCGCCTCCTCGCTCAGCACATCGTGCGATCCGCCAACAATTCGGTATCAGATGTCCAACGAGCGATGTAA